The Deltaproteobacteria bacterium genome has a window encoding:
- a CDS encoding Arm DNA-binding domain-containing protein, whose protein sequence is MRGFMLRVQPNGARSWVFRFRRDGKPCRGTLGKPDAVEADQARAAALAFLAREKGGGNPVPIPASGPTLTKSAAEYVERHSPSWKPSTLKPTMSHLNGAILPAPGHLRVGSVVRADIARFFHEYGRRKPGGANRSHDILRNLFNCAIAWGHRPEAAGDPCAGIVVTAIRRAAARCGRPCEARRGPARSHGRKPDLRCGGAPAPADRMQARRDTLPALVGGQARPARPERR, encoded by the coding sequence CTGCGAGGCTTCATGCTCCGGGTGCAGCCGAACGGCGCACGGTCCTGGGTGTTCCGCTTCCGGCGCGACGGCAAGCCGTGCCGGGGCACGCTCGGCAAGCCGGACGCGGTGGAGGCCGACCAGGCGCGAGCCGCCGCGCTCGCCTTCCTCGCGCGCGAGAAGGGCGGCGGGAATCCCGTGCCCATTCCCGCTTCCGGCCCGACGCTGACGAAGTCCGCCGCCGAATACGTCGAGCGGCATTCGCCTTCGTGGAAGCCGTCAACGCTGAAGCCCACCATGAGCCATCTAAACGGCGCCATCCTGCCCGCTCCCGGCCATCTGCGCGTCGGCTCGGTCGTGCGCGCCGACATTGCCCGCTTTTTCCACGAATACGGGAGACGAAAGCCGGGCGGCGCGAATCGCAGTCATGACATCCTGCGCAACTTATTCAACTGCGCGATCGCGTGGGGCCATCGGCCCGAAGCCGCTGGAGACCCTTGCGCCGGTATCGTCGTTACCGCCATCCGCCGCGCGGCTGCTCGGTGCGGACGACCTTGCGAGGCTCGGCGCGGTCCTGCGCGTTCGCACGGACGAAAACCGGATCTGCGTTGCGGCGGTGCGCCTGCTCCTGCTGACCGGATGCAGGCCAGGCGAGATACGCTGCCTGCGCTGGTCGGAGGTCAAGCCCGACCGGCTCGCCCTGAGCGACGCTAA